The following proteins are encoded in a genomic region of Nonomuraea muscovyensis:
- a CDS encoding SDR family oxidoreductase, translating to MNTTDKILVIGATGNIGRHLVPLLAEAGVAVRALTREPSRAGLPGGVEVVRGDLTEPESVEAALEGVGSVFLLWPSFSAAGAEPVVEAIARHARRVVYVSAFSVQDGRDAAQNGVWGEVEELVRRSGVEWTFLRAGGFATNTLGWAEEIRSSGVVRAPYAGAARSLIHEADIAAVAFRALTEDGHAGSSHVLTGPEVLTQADQVRVIGEVIGRPLRFDEQPREEARAEMIAAWGDPAMVDGALDHWASIVAEPEPVTTTVEEVTGRPARTFREWAHDHAADFLSPRDVADSY from the coding sequence ATGAACACGACAGACAAGATCTTGGTGATCGGCGCCACGGGGAACATCGGCAGGCATCTGGTGCCCCTGCTGGCCGAGGCAGGCGTCGCGGTGCGGGCGCTGACCCGTGAACCGTCGCGGGCCGGCCTGCCCGGCGGCGTCGAGGTGGTGCGCGGGGACCTGACCGAACCGGAGTCCGTGGAGGCGGCCCTGGAGGGCGTCGGCTCGGTGTTCCTGCTGTGGCCGTCCTTCTCGGCCGCCGGGGCCGAGCCCGTCGTCGAGGCGATCGCCCGGCACGCGCGCCGGGTCGTCTATGTCTCCGCCTTCTCCGTGCAGGACGGGCGCGACGCGGCGCAGAACGGGGTGTGGGGCGAGGTCGAGGAGCTGGTCCGGCGGTCCGGGGTGGAGTGGACGTTCCTGCGGGCGGGCGGGTTCGCCACCAACACCCTCGGCTGGGCCGAGGAGATCCGGTCGAGCGGCGTGGTGCGCGCGCCGTACGCCGGTGCGGCGCGCTCGCTCATCCACGAGGCCGACATCGCCGCCGTGGCCTTCCGGGCGTTGACCGAGGACGGCCACGCCGGCAGCAGCCACGTGCTCACCGGACCGGAGGTCCTCACCCAGGCCGACCAGGTGCGCGTCATCGGCGAGGTCATCGGCCGCCCGCTGCGCTTCGACGAGCAGCCGCGGGAGGAGGCCCGCGCGGAGATGATCGCCGCCTGGGGCGACCCCGCGATGGTCGACGGCGCGCTCGACCACTGGGCCTCCATCGTGGCCGAGCCCGAGCCGGTCACCACGACCGTGGAAGAGGTGACCGGCCGTCCCGCCCGCACGTTCCGCGAGTGGGCGCACGACCACGCGGCGGACTTCCTGTCGCCGCGGGACGTCGCCGACTCCTACTAG
- a CDS encoding glycosyltransferase has product METTVKTRLVEVVVPVHNEQQALRESVTRLHDYLAGTFPYGFRITIADNASSDGTWPLARGLAAELPHVRAVHLDAKGRGRALRHVWAASEADVVSYMDVDLSTDLDAFLPLVAPLLSGHSDLAIGTRLARTSRVVRGPKREFISRSYNLLLRSLMGARFSDAQCGFKAVRTEVAQALLPAVEDEQWFFDTELLLLAEGAGLRIHEVPVDWVDDPDSRVDIVQTALDDLRGMARVARRTLWGAVRLPVPSRVREARLPRGMARQLPRFAVVGVVSTVAYLALFSLLRQALPALTANAVALLVTAVANTAANRRFTFGVTGSARALRHQFEGLIAFLVGLALTTGVLAVLPTGVSHGVELVAVVAANALATLVRFLLLRVWVFNPNRRQGR; this is encoded by the coding sequence ATGGAGACAACAGTGAAGACGCGCCTGGTCGAGGTGGTCGTCCCCGTCCACAACGAGCAGCAGGCGCTGCGGGAGAGCGTCACCCGGCTGCACGACTACCTCGCCGGCACGTTCCCGTACGGCTTCCGCATCACGATCGCGGACAACGCCAGCTCCGACGGCACCTGGCCCCTGGCCAGAGGGCTCGCCGCGGAGCTGCCGCACGTACGGGCCGTCCACCTCGACGCCAAGGGCCGGGGCAGGGCGTTGCGGCACGTCTGGGCGGCCAGCGAGGCGGACGTCGTCAGCTACATGGACGTCGACCTGTCCACCGACCTCGACGCGTTCCTGCCGCTGGTCGCGCCCCTGCTGTCGGGTCACAGCGACCTGGCGATCGGCACCCGGCTGGCCAGGACGTCGCGGGTGGTGCGCGGGCCCAAGCGGGAGTTCATCTCCCGCTCCTACAACCTGTTGCTCCGCTCGCTGATGGGGGCGCGCTTCTCCGACGCCCAGTGCGGGTTCAAGGCCGTGCGCACAGAGGTCGCCCAGGCCCTGCTGCCCGCGGTGGAGGACGAGCAGTGGTTCTTCGACACCGAGCTGCTGCTGCTCGCCGAAGGCGCCGGGCTGCGCATCCACGAGGTGCCCGTCGACTGGGTGGACGACCCCGACAGCCGCGTCGACATCGTCCAGACCGCCCTGGACGACCTGCGCGGCATGGCCAGGGTCGCCCGCAGGACGCTGTGGGGAGCGGTCCGCCTGCCCGTGCCCTCCCGGGTGCGGGAGGCGCGGCTGCCGCGCGGCATGGCCAGGCAGCTCCCCAGGTTCGCCGTCGTGGGGGTGGTCAGCACCGTGGCCTACCTGGCGCTGTTCTCGCTGCTGCGGCAGGCGCTGCCCGCCCTGACGGCCAACGCGGTGGCGCTGCTCGTCACGGCCGTGGCCAACACCGCCGCCAACCGCCGCTTCACCTTCGGCGTGACCGGCTCGGCCCGGGCCCTGCGGCACCAGTTCGAGGGGCTGATCGCCTTCCTCGTCGGGCTGGCTCTCACCACCGGCGTGCTGGCCGTGCTGCCCACCGGCGTCTCCCACGGGGTGGAGCTCGTCGCGGTCGTCGCCGCCAACGCCCTGGCCACCCTGGTGCGCTTCCTGCTGCTGCGCGTGTGGGTCTTCAACCCCAACCGGAGGCAGGGCCGATGA
- a CDS encoding glycosyltransferase family 39 protein produces MTATLTTPAHRRAPLAGRVLLGSGDAPRWSRPALWGVLAAAFALYAWALSGDANAYYAAAVRSGTTSWKAFFFGALDAGSFITVDKPPLALWVMGLSARIFGYGTYSMLLPQAVAGAATVALVHSAVRRGLGTGRHAHVAALVAAVVMTLTPITVAINRDNNPDTLLVLLLVAAGWCCLEALRAGRPRLLLLCALLVGLAFNTKMLQAYLAVPALASAYLVCARTTLARRLGHLLAAGAVLVAASAWWMAIVDLWPADSRPYIGGSTDNSVWDLVIGYNGLGRIFGQGGGSGGFGGGASFGGASGAGRLFNDTMAGQISWLLPFCALASALAAVAAWSRWRARREPATPVSSVLRQPGAPWLLWGVWLAVHFAVFSFSSGTFHPYYTTAMAPAVAALTGMGAVLMWRAHRHSRAWWWVLPLAVAVTGGWSFTVLRRTPDWVPWLAWTVLAATVLASAGLVLARLGRGTMTRLAVSVLPAVLVAGLAGPAAYAVTPLQSPVNGTNPIAGPAVNSAPGGGFGPGGSGMRGTPPREAPPGTRQPDQPGQGEAGRPGRMAGGFGGETDSALVAYLEANQGTAEWLAAVASAQQAAGIILATGKPVIAMGGFTGRDPAMTVARLQSLVASGRLRHVLTGGGGPGRGDSEVTTWVQRNCAAVTGQDGLYDCSAAG; encoded by the coding sequence ATGACCGCCACGCTCACCACGCCGGCGCACCGCCGCGCCCCGCTGGCCGGCCGGGTCCTGCTCGGCTCCGGCGACGCCCCCCGCTGGTCGCGTCCCGCACTGTGGGGCGTGCTCGCCGCCGCGTTCGCCCTGTACGCCTGGGCGCTCAGCGGCGACGCCAACGCCTACTACGCCGCCGCCGTCCGGTCCGGCACCACGAGCTGGAAGGCGTTCTTCTTCGGCGCGCTCGACGCGGGCTCGTTCATCACGGTCGACAAGCCGCCGCTGGCGCTGTGGGTGATGGGCCTGTCGGCGCGGATCTTCGGCTACGGCACGTACAGCATGCTGCTCCCGCAGGCGGTCGCGGGCGCGGCCACCGTCGCGCTGGTCCACTCGGCGGTCCGGCGCGGTCTCGGCACCGGCCGGCACGCGCACGTCGCGGCGCTGGTGGCGGCCGTCGTCATGACCCTGACGCCCATCACCGTGGCGATCAACCGGGACAACAACCCCGACACGCTCCTCGTCCTGCTGCTCGTGGCGGCCGGTTGGTGCTGCCTGGAGGCGCTGCGCGCCGGCCGGCCCCGCCTGCTGCTGCTGTGCGCGCTCCTCGTCGGGCTGGCGTTCAACACCAAGATGCTCCAGGCGTACCTGGCGGTGCCCGCCCTCGCGTCGGCGTACCTGGTGTGCGCGCGGACGACGCTCGCCAGGCGGCTGGGCCACCTGCTGGCCGCCGGGGCGGTGCTGGTCGCGGCCAGTGCCTGGTGGATGGCGATCGTGGACCTGTGGCCGGCGGACTCCCGGCCGTACATCGGCGGCTCCACGGACAACTCCGTATGGGACCTGGTCATCGGCTACAACGGCCTCGGGCGGATCTTCGGCCAGGGCGGCGGGTCCGGCGGCTTCGGCGGCGGCGCCTCCTTCGGCGGCGCCTCGGGGGCCGGGCGGCTGTTCAACGACACCATGGCGGGCCAGATCTCCTGGCTGCTGCCGTTCTGCGCGCTGGCGTCGGCCCTCGCGGCGGTGGCGGCCTGGTCGCGGTGGCGCGCCCGCCGGGAGCCCGCGACGCCCGTCTCGTCCGTCCTGCGCCAACCGGGCGCGCCGTGGCTGCTGTGGGGGGTCTGGCTGGCCGTCCACTTCGCGGTCTTCAGCTTCTCCAGCGGCACGTTCCACCCCTACTACACGACGGCGATGGCCCCGGCCGTCGCGGCGCTCACCGGGATGGGCGCGGTCCTCATGTGGCGGGCCCACCGGCACTCCCGCGCCTGGTGGTGGGTGCTGCCGCTGGCGGTCGCGGTCACCGGCGGCTGGTCGTTCACGGTGCTGCGCCGTACCCCCGACTGGGTGCCGTGGCTGGCCTGGACGGTCCTCGCGGCGACCGTGCTGGCCTCGGCGGGGCTCGTCCTGGCCCGGCTGGGCAGGGGCACCATGACCAGGCTGGCCGTGAGCGTGCTGCCGGCGGTGCTGGTCGCGGGACTCGCCGGGCCGGCCGCGTACGCGGTGACGCCGCTGCAGTCGCCGGTCAACGGCACGAACCCGATCGCGGGCCCGGCCGTGAACTCGGCCCCGGGCGGCGGCTTCGGCCCCGGCGGCTCCGGCATGCGGGGCACGCCTCCCCGCGAGGCGCCCCCCGGAACGAGGCAGCCTGACCAGCCGGGACAGGGCGAGGCGGGCCGGCCGGGCCGGATGGCCGGCGGGTTCGGCGGCGAGACCGACAGCGCGCTGGTCGCGTACCTGGAGGCGAACCAGGGGACGGCCGAATGGCTCGCCGCCGTCGCCAGCGCCCAGCAGGCGGCCGGCATCATCCTGGCCACCGGCAAGCCGGTCATCGCCATGGGCGGCTTCACCGGCCGCGACCCCGCCATGACCGTTGCCCGCCTGCAGAGCCTGGTCGCCTCCGGACGCCTGCGTCACGTGCTGACGGGCGGCGGCGGTCCCGGCCGGGGCGACAGCGAGGTCACCACCTGGGTCCAGCGGAACTGCGCGGCCGTGACCGGTCAGGACGGCCTCTACGACTGCTCGGCCGCCGGGTGA
- a CDS encoding HAMP domain-containing sensor histidine kinase, with translation MRRGSLRSRLTLLVSVAVALAVAISSGACYMIVRQQMYDQMSRDLRPDPGDSPYQRKKDLEYVGSHCTTDERIAGDFQPPEINQLVFSDGRPTCHLGPPIVVRGEDRRIAAYGGDHVYTGATTDGTPVLVYVEGVGPGMARMKARRLDKLQDTLNMVALLLGAVAALGVLGAALAGRAVSHTALAPVGRLTRAVEHIAQTEDLTIRIPLAGTDEIARLSSSFNAMTAALAGSRERQQQLVADAGHELRTPLTTLRTNIDLLLRSEQTGRSLDPAAKQRLLVNVKAQFAELSTLVGDLLQLARGDTDHEPHVELALHDVVRAAVDRARLRGAEVATDLDPWYVVGGAASLERAVLNLIDNAAKFGPGQVDVALHGGVLTVRDQGPGIPEEELPHVFDRFWRSSTARGLPGSGLGLAIVAQAVTESGGEVRLANAQGGGIVATITLPGKSHPALRNE, from the coding sequence GTGAGACGGGGCAGCCTGCGCTCGCGGCTGACGCTGCTGGTGTCGGTGGCCGTGGCACTGGCCGTGGCGATCAGCTCCGGCGCCTGCTACATGATCGTCCGCCAGCAGATGTACGACCAGATGAGCCGCGACCTGCGGCCCGACCCGGGTGACTCGCCGTACCAGCGGAAGAAGGACCTCGAGTACGTCGGCTCCCACTGCACGACCGACGAGCGGATCGCCGGCGACTTCCAGCCACCGGAGATCAACCAGCTCGTCTTCAGCGACGGCCGCCCCACCTGCCACCTGGGCCCGCCCATCGTCGTCAGGGGCGAGGACCGGCGCATCGCGGCGTACGGCGGCGACCACGTCTACACCGGCGCGACCACCGACGGCACCCCGGTGCTCGTCTACGTCGAAGGGGTCGGGCCCGGCATGGCCCGGATGAAGGCGCGACGGCTCGACAAGCTCCAGGACACCCTCAACATGGTCGCCCTGCTGCTGGGCGCGGTCGCCGCCCTCGGCGTGCTCGGCGCGGCCCTGGCCGGGCGGGCCGTCTCACACACCGCGCTGGCGCCGGTCGGCCGGCTCACCCGGGCCGTCGAGCACATCGCGCAGACCGAGGACCTCACCATCCGCATCCCGCTCGCCGGCACGGACGAGATCGCCCGCCTCAGCTCGTCGTTCAACGCCATGACCGCCGCCCTGGCCGGCTCGCGCGAACGCCAGCAGCAGCTCGTCGCCGACGCCGGCCACGAGCTGCGCACCCCCCTGACCACCCTGCGCACCAACATCGACCTGCTGCTGCGCAGCGAGCAGACCGGCCGCAGCCTCGACCCGGCCGCCAAGCAGCGCCTGCTGGTCAACGTGAAGGCGCAGTTCGCCGAGCTGTCCACGCTGGTCGGCGACCTGCTGCAGCTCGCCCGCGGCGACACCGACCACGAGCCGCACGTCGAGCTGGCGCTGCACGACGTCGTCCGGGCCGCCGTCGACCGGGCCCGGCTGCGCGGCGCCGAGGTCGCCACCGACCTCGACCCCTGGTACGTCGTCGGCGGCGCCGCCTCCCTGGAACGCGCCGTGCTCAACCTCATCGACAACGCCGCCAAGTTCGGCCCCGGCCAGGTCGACGTGGCCCTGCACGGCGGCGTGCTGACCGTGCGCGACCAGGGGCCCGGCATCCCCGAGGAGGAGCTGCCGCACGTCTTCGACCGCTTCTGGCGCTCCTCGACGGCGCGCGGCCTGCCCGGCTCGGGGCTCGGGCTGGCGATCGTGGCGCAGGCCGTGACCGAGTCCGGGGGAGAGGTGCGCCTGGCCAACGCGCAGGGCGGCGGTATCGTCGCTACGATCACATTGCCGGGCAAATCTCATCCTGCCCTCAGAAACGAGTAA
- a CDS encoding TetR/AcrR family transcriptional regulator: protein MRSTTRAEQADQRRAELLEATRKVVLERGLANTRIADIAKSINVSGGLIHYHFATKDELITAMLRATLDIESARLDELAAGPGTAVERLDRVLQYYIPDSRSDQSWLLWIDAWNTALREPAVNGIMLELETAWLDALARVLADGTRTGEFACDDPAGAAERIDAMLDGLVIRYTLHPTVLSRSRLLDHARTAAAREAGISPEALG, encoded by the coding sequence GTGCGGAGTACGACCCGAGCCGAGCAGGCCGACCAGCGCCGGGCAGAGCTGCTCGAGGCCACGCGCAAGGTGGTGCTCGAACGCGGCCTGGCCAACACCCGGATCGCCGACATCGCCAAGTCCATCAACGTCAGCGGCGGGCTGATCCACTACCACTTCGCCACCAAGGACGAGCTGATCACCGCGATGCTCAGGGCCACGCTCGACATCGAGAGCGCCAGGCTCGACGAGCTGGCCGCCGGCCCCGGCACCGCGGTGGAGCGCCTGGACCGGGTGTTGCAGTACTACATCCCGGATTCCAGGTCCGACCAGAGCTGGCTGCTGTGGATCGACGCCTGGAACACCGCGCTGCGCGAGCCGGCCGTCAACGGCATCATGCTGGAGCTGGAGACTGCCTGGCTGGACGCGCTGGCCAGGGTGCTGGCCGACGGCACGCGGACGGGTGAGTTCGCCTGCGACGACCCGGCGGGGGCGGCCGAGCGCATCGACGCCATGCTCGACGGGCTGGTGATCCGCTACACCCTGCACCCCACGGTGCTCAGCCGCTCCCGCCTCCTCGACCACGCGCGCACCGCGGCGGCCAGGGAGGCGGGCATCTCGCCCGAGGCCCTCGGCTGA
- a CDS encoding helix-turn-helix domain-containing protein, with amino-acid sequence MTSFQQARVDLGTQLRALREAAHLSGKDLAERLRWQPSKVSRLENARQTATEDDVVVWAQAVRASPETTDELIRQAIALLERHDDWKQRHRSGLAALQEDIRDLEARTRLFRVFEPNIVVGLLQTAEYSRHVFRKVRRLYSAPEQIDAAVRVRMQRQEILYDRSRTFRFVLPESALRTRLAPVDVMRGQLDRLIAVSTLPNVEFGVIPFSAELPSAPINGFWIYNEAMVGVATMTKDLVLRDPDDIAFYTRAFDDYAKAAVFDGAGRDVILGILDDYRKQSAS; translated from the coding sequence GTGACGTCCTTTCAGCAGGCGCGCGTCGATCTCGGCACCCAGCTCCGCGCGCTGCGCGAGGCCGCCCACCTGTCGGGCAAGGACCTGGCCGAGCGGCTGCGCTGGCAGCCCTCCAAGGTCTCCCGGCTGGAGAACGCCAGGCAGACGGCGACGGAGGACGACGTCGTCGTGTGGGCGCAGGCCGTGCGGGCCTCGCCCGAGACGACGGACGAGCTGATCCGGCAGGCCATCGCGCTGCTCGAACGGCACGACGACTGGAAGCAGCGCCACCGCAGCGGCCTGGCCGCACTCCAGGAGGACATCCGCGACCTGGAGGCGCGCACCCGGCTGTTCCGGGTCTTCGAGCCGAACATCGTGGTCGGGCTGCTGCAGACCGCCGAGTACTCCCGCCACGTCTTCCGCAAGGTCAGGCGCCTCTACAGCGCCCCCGAGCAGATCGACGCGGCCGTGCGGGTCCGGATGCAGCGGCAGGAGATCCTCTACGACCGGAGCCGGACGTTCAGGTTCGTGCTGCCGGAGTCGGCGTTGCGCACCCGGCTCGCCCCGGTCGACGTCATGCGCGGCCAGCTCGACCGGCTGATCGCCGTCAGCACCCTGCCGAACGTCGAGTTCGGCGTCATCCCCTTCTCCGCCGAGCTGCCGTCGGCGCCCATCAACGGCTTCTGGATCTACAACGAGGCCATGGTCGGCGTCGCCACCATGACCAAGGACCTGGTCCTGCGCGATCCCGACGACATCGCCTTCTACACCCGCGCCTTCGACGACTACGCCAAGGCGGCGGTGTTCGACGGGGCCGGCCGGGACGTCATCCTCGGCATTCTTGACGATTACCGCAAACAATCCGCCTCTTAA
- a CDS encoding acyclic terpene utilization AtuA family protein, with the protein MLRVANCSGFYGDRLSAAREMVEGGPIDVLTGDWLAELTMLILAGNRLKGRPGYAPTFLRQLEDVLGPCLDRGIRIVANAGGLDPAGCAEAVHELATRLGLSPRVAYVTGDDLTGRGLDLDLTNADTGERLSATPLTANAYLGGRPIATALAAGADVVVTGRVTDAALVTGPGMWRYGWGPGDLDALAGSVVAGHVIECGCQATGGNYAFFRDVPDLAHCGFPIAELHADGSSVITKHPGTGGLVSTGTVTAQLVYEIAGPRYPGPDVVARFDTIVLSDDGPDRVRVSGVRGEPPPGTLKVAVNYLGGYRNAMTLVLTGLDVEAKARLAEEAIWARVPRESFDEVDVTLTGGGLLRITVMDADPRRVGRAFSAAVVETGLASYPGFHTLTPPGDASPYGVYWPVLVPADEVRAEVFLDGVRLPDPDGEHPAGRTSPLPDRRRAVLADRADTSAGEAAVTESRAAAPADGTGVTESRAAAPVYGTGVTEHQAGATVRVPLGRVAGARSGDKGGNANLGVWVATSEQYSWLAATLTVDRVRELLPALAPHRVDRYELPNLRALNFVVHGLLGRGVAASTRMDPQAKALGEELRARPVELPAHLLPPPTG; encoded by the coding sequence ATGCTGCGCGTCGCCAACTGCAGCGGCTTCTACGGCGACCGGCTCTCGGCGGCCCGCGAGATGGTCGAGGGCGGCCCGATCGACGTGCTGACCGGCGACTGGCTGGCGGAGCTGACCATGCTCATCCTGGCCGGCAACCGGCTCAAGGGGCGTCCCGGCTACGCTCCGACGTTCCTGCGGCAGTTGGAGGACGTCCTCGGCCCGTGCCTCGACCGGGGCATCCGGATCGTCGCGAACGCGGGCGGCCTCGACCCCGCCGGCTGCGCGGAGGCCGTGCACGAGCTGGCGACCCGGCTCGGCCTGTCGCCCCGGGTCGCGTACGTGACCGGCGACGACCTGACCGGCCGCGGCCTCGACCTCGACCTGACGAACGCCGACACCGGCGAGCGCCTGTCGGCGACCCCGCTGACGGCCAACGCCTATCTGGGCGGCCGCCCGATCGCCACCGCCCTCGCGGCGGGCGCCGACGTGGTGGTGACCGGCCGGGTCACCGACGCCGCCCTGGTGACGGGGCCCGGCATGTGGCGGTACGGCTGGGGGCCCGGCGACCTCGACGCGCTGGCCGGCTCGGTGGTGGCCGGGCATGTCATCGAGTGCGGCTGCCAGGCCACGGGCGGCAACTACGCGTTCTTCCGGGACGTGCCGGACCTGGCGCACTGCGGGTTCCCGATCGCCGAGCTGCACGCCGACGGCTCGTCGGTCATCACCAAGCATCCGGGCACGGGTGGGCTGGTCTCGACCGGCACGGTCACGGCGCAGCTCGTGTACGAGATCGCCGGACCCCGCTACCCGGGCCCCGACGTGGTGGCGCGCTTCGACACCATCGTCCTGTCCGACGACGGCCCCGACCGGGTCCGCGTCTCGGGTGTCCGGGGCGAGCCGCCGCCCGGCACGCTCAAGGTGGCGGTCAACTACCTGGGCGGCTACCGCAACGCGATGACGCTGGTGCTGACCGGCCTCGACGTCGAGGCGAAGGCCCGGCTGGCGGAGGAGGCGATCTGGGCGCGGGTGCCGCGGGAGTCGTTCGACGAGGTGGACGTGACGCTGACCGGCGGCGGGCTGCTGCGGATCACCGTCATGGACGCCGACCCGCGCCGGGTGGGCCGGGCCTTCTCCGCGGCGGTGGTGGAGACGGGGTTGGCCAGCTACCCCGGCTTCCACACCCTCACCCCGCCGGGGGACGCCTCTCCGTACGGGGTCTACTGGCCGGTGCTGGTCCCGGCGGACGAGGTGCGCGCGGAGGTGTTCCTCGACGGCGTCCGGCTCCCCGACCCGGACGGCGAGCACCCGGCCGGCCGCACGTCGCCCCTGCCCGACCGGCGCCGAGCCGTTCTCGCGGACCGAGCGGACACCTCGGCGGGCGAGGCGGCGGTCACGGAGAGCCGAGCGGCCGCTCCCGCGGACGGGACGGGGGTCACGGAGAGCCGAGCGGCCGCTCCTGTGTACGGGACGGGGGTCACGGAGCACCAGGCGGGTGCCACGGTGCGGGTGCCGCTGGGGCGCGTGGCGGGGGCGCGGTCCGGCGACAAGGGCGGCAACGCGAACCTGGGCGTGTGGGTGGCCACCTCCGAGCAATACTCCTGGCTCGCGGCCACCCTCACCGTGGACCGCGTGCGGGAGTTGCTGCCCGCCCTGGCCCCGCACCGGGTGGACCGGTACGAGCTGCCCAACCTCAGGGCCCTGAACTTCGTGGTCCACGGCCTGCTGGGCCGGGGCGTGGCGGCCAGCACCCGGATGGACCCGCAGGCCAAGGCCCTGGGCGAGGAGCTGCGGGCCCGGCCCGTCGAGCTGCCCGCCCACCTCCTGCCGCCGCCTACCGGGTGA
- a CDS encoding GNAT family N-acetyltransferase, which yields MKIRRLTLDDLDACTRLAESRDWGPERHKWRLLLDVGEGYGIDAPDGDGLAATNILTRYGHDHAVISMVLTASRHARQGLARKLMEHALAEAGERTVSLHATDSGRPLYEQLGFRTLGRVVKRTGVFRGEPSGRTRTATADDLGTILALDAEVFGTDRSALLRRMSGFGERVLVAEGGFGHCWRNDGNVVIGPVVAHDLATAQALIGDLALHVGGEVRMDIDEAQGGLVRWAEEHGMGRPWAVSLMARDGLPPGDRSRQFLPFMQALG from the coding sequence ATGAAGATCCGCCGCCTCACGCTCGACGATCTCGACGCCTGCACCCGCCTGGCCGAGAGCCGCGACTGGGGCCCCGAGCGGCACAAGTGGCGGCTGCTCCTCGACGTGGGCGAGGGCTACGGCATCGACGCCCCCGACGGCGACGGGCTCGCGGCGACCAACATCCTGACCCGCTACGGCCACGACCATGCGGTGATCAGCATGGTCCTCACCGCCTCCCGCCACGCTCGCCAGGGGCTGGCCCGCAAGCTGATGGAGCACGCGCTGGCCGAGGCCGGCGAGCGCACGGTCTCGCTGCACGCCACCGACAGCGGCCGGCCGCTCTACGAGCAGCTCGGCTTCCGCACCCTGGGCCGGGTCGTCAAGCGCACCGGCGTCTTCCGCGGCGAGCCGTCCGGCCGGACGCGGACGGCCACCGCGGACGATCTGGGCACGATCCTGGCGCTCGACGCCGAGGTGTTCGGCACCGACCGCTCGGCGCTGTTGCGGCGCATGTCCGGCTTCGGCGAGCGGGTGCTGGTCGCCGAGGGTGGGTTCGGCCACTGCTGGCGCAACGACGGCAACGTCGTCATCGGCCCCGTGGTGGCCCACGACCTCGCGACCGCGCAGGCGCTGATCGGCGATCTGGCCCTGCACGTGGGCGGCGAGGTGCGGATGGACATCGACGAGGCGCAGGGCGGGCTGGTCCGGTGGGCCGAGGAGCACGGCATGGGCCGGCCGTGGGCGGTCTCGCTCATGGCGCGTGACGGACTGCCGCCCGGCGACCGGTCCCGGCAGTTCCTGCCGTTCATGCAGGCGCTCGGCTGA
- the soxR gene encoding redox-sensitive transcriptional activator SoxR has product MTNPSPPGKELTIGELAERSGVPASALRFYERQGLIHSRRTVGNQRRYHRSTLRVVAFIRASQSVGVPLSVIGDVLAFLPEGAHPTPEFWRRASHCWSEELNARIARLERMRDLFTDCVGCGCLSFEQCALVNPGDRLGQEGAGPRRLL; this is encoded by the coding sequence ATGACGAACCCGTCCCCGCCGGGCAAGGAGCTCACCATCGGCGAGCTGGCCGAACGCAGCGGAGTGCCGGCCTCGGCGCTGCGCTTCTACGAGCGCCAGGGCCTCATCCACAGCCGCCGCACCGTGGGGAACCAGCGCCGCTACCACCGCTCCACGCTGCGCGTGGTCGCCTTCATCCGCGCCTCGCAGTCGGTCGGCGTCCCGCTGTCGGTGATCGGCGACGTGCTCGCCTTCCTGCCGGAGGGGGCGCACCCGACTCCGGAGTTCTGGCGGCGGGCGTCGCACTGCTGGAGCGAGGAGCTGAACGCGCGCATCGCCCGGCTGGAACGGATGCGCGACCTCTTCACCGACTGCGTCGGCTGCGGCTGCCTGTCGTTCGAGCAGTGCGCCCTGGTCAACCCCGGCGATCGCCTGGGCCAGGAGGGTGCCGGCCCGCGCCGCCTCCTCTGA